A section of the Methanosarcina mazei S-6 genome encodes:
- a CDS encoding PocR ligand-binding domain-containing protein, with the protein MKENLKNSGIDIKRVEETPDQSEQYFRQKLEDSLSPSQKVEDLELTEIINVHAIEPLMDNFYKLTNIPIGLNDLKGNVLIGVGWQDICTRFHRVHPETCKHCIASDIMLSSGVSPGKFKMYRCRNNMWDIVTPIMVGGHHIGNIFSGQFFFEDEPLDYGLFRSQARKYGFNEEEYIAALDKVPRLSREAVNTGMAFLMGFANMLSELSYSNIRLSMALMERNNLVNELQKNREDLDRAQAVGNIGSWRLDVRKNELIWSDETHRIFDIPKGTPLTYEFFLSTVYSDDREYVDRKWKEGLGGKPYDIEHRIVVGNKIKWVREKAYLEFDRNGGVTGGFGITQDITERKKVEEALRISNIYNRSLIEASPDPLVTIGQDGKITDVNNSTETVTGYSRDELIGTDFSDYFTEPERAKKGYQHVFLKGFVKDYPLEIQHKDGRVTQVLYNASVYRDESGEVIGVFAAARDVTELKKAEDALKKAHDNLEKLVEERTVQLESAYESLKENEISLSEAQKMAHIGNWDWDLVTGKVHWSDELFNIFGRDPQKSAANYEELLNYIHPDDRDFVDGIIRNSFTGKRYGIDYRIIRDNGEERTVHAEKELIFDRNNTPVRSKGIIQDITERKKAEEALEKIQETHIKEIHHRIKNNLQVISSLLSLESEKFSDAKILESFRESQNRVASMALIHEELYKGNELDTLDFADYIQNLTSDLFDLYSLRNSGVSLKLDLEKIHLDIDTAIPLGIIVNELVSNSLKHAFPSGEAGEIHISFCKKERFSNYDISSGPCFYEKDSFHYILAVEDNGRGIPEEIDFTNSDSLGLQLVNILVEQVGGCIDLKRVHGTKFTIWFRK; encoded by the coding sequence ATGAAAGAGAACCTGAAAAATTCTGGCATAGATATAAAACGTGTTGAGGAAACTCCGGACCAGAGTGAACAGTATTTCAGGCAGAAGCTGGAGGACAGTCTTTCACCTTCTCAGAAGGTAGAGGACCTTGAGCTGACTGAAATTATCAATGTCCATGCTATTGAGCCTTTAATGGACAATTTCTACAAACTCACTAACATTCCCATAGGCTTAAACGATCTTAAAGGAAATGTTCTGATAGGCGTTGGCTGGCAGGATATCTGCACCAGGTTTCACAGGGTTCACCCTGAGACATGCAAGCACTGCATAGCAAGTGACATCATGCTATCTTCGGGAGTTTCTCCAGGGAAGTTTAAGATGTACAGGTGCAGGAACAATATGTGGGACATAGTGACCCCGATTATGGTAGGCGGTCATCATATAGGCAATATCTTTTCAGGGCAGTTCTTTTTTGAGGATGAACCTCTGGACTACGGACTTTTCCGGTCTCAAGCCAGAAAATATGGCTTTAATGAAGAGGAATATATAGCAGCTCTTGATAAAGTGCCGCGCCTGAGCAGAGAGGCTGTGAATACAGGCATGGCTTTCCTTATGGGGTTTGCCAACATGCTTTCCGAGCTGAGTTACAGCAACATCAGGCTTTCCATGGCGTTGATGGAACGCAATAACCTGGTAAATGAACTGCAGAAAAACAGGGAAGACCTGGACCGCGCCCAGGCAGTTGGAAATATCGGAAGCTGGCGTCTTGATGTGCGTAAAAATGAATTGATATGGTCTGACGAAACCCACCGTATTTTCGACATACCAAAAGGAACTCCTCTGACATATGAGTTTTTTCTTTCAACTGTCTATTCGGACGACAGGGAATATGTCGATAGGAAATGGAAGGAGGGGCTGGGAGGGAAACCATATGACATCGAACACAGAATTGTAGTAGGTAATAAAATTAAGTGGGTACGTGAAAAAGCATATCTTGAGTTTGACAGAAACGGAGGGGTAACCGGCGGTTTCGGTATCACACAGGACATCACCGAACGCAAAAAAGTTGAAGAAGCTCTTAGGATCTCAAATATTTATAACCGGAGTTTGATTGAAGCCAGTCCTGATCCGCTTGTCACTATCGGCCAGGACGGGAAGATAACTGATGTTAATAATTCCACTGAAACTGTTACCGGCTATTCAAGGGACGAACTCATAGGCACGGACTTCTCAGACTATTTTACTGAGCCTGAAAGAGCCAAAAAAGGTTATCAGCATGTATTTTTGAAAGGGTTTGTAAAGGATTATCCTCTTGAGATCCAGCATAAAGACGGACGTGTAACCCAGGTTCTGTATAATGCTTCAGTTTACAGGGACGAGTCCGGAGAGGTTATAGGGGTCTTTGCTGCTGCGCGTGATGTTACGGAACTTAAAAAAGCAGAGGATGCCCTGAAGAAAGCACATGATAATTTAGAAAAACTGGTTGAAGAGAGGACTGTCCAGCTTGAGAGTGCTTATGAATCATTGAAGGAAAATGAGATAAGTCTCTCTGAAGCTCAAAAAATGGCACATATTGGAAACTGGGACTGGGACCTTGTAACCGGCAAAGTGCACTGGTCTGATGAACTTTTCAACATTTTCGGGCGTGACCCTCAAAAAAGCGCTGCAAATTATGAAGAGCTTTTGAATTACATTCACCCGGATGACCGGGATTTTGTGGATGGCATTATCCGGAATAGTTTTACCGGGAAACGCTATGGAATTGATTACAGGATCATAAGGGATAACGGGGAAGAACGCACAGTCCATGCAGAAAAAGAACTCATTTTTGACCGGAATAATACCCCTGTTAGGTCCAAGGGAATCATCCAGGATATCACGGAGAGAAAGAAAGCTGAAGAAGCCCTGGAAAAAATACAGGAAACCCATATAAAAGAAATCCATCACAGAATCAAGAATAACCTGCAGGTAATCTCTTCCCTCTTAAGTCTTGAATCTGAAAAATTCAGTGATGCAAAAATCCTTGAATCTTTCCGGGAAAGCCAGAACCGGGTAGCTTCAATGGCTCTGATTCACGAAGAGCTCTATAAAGGAAACGAACTGGACACCCTCGACTTTGCAGATTATATCCAGAATCTGACTTCAGACCTGTTTGACTTATATAGCCTCAGGAACAGCGGTGTCAGCCTGAAGCTTGACCTTGAGAAGATCCATCTTGATATTGATACGGCAATTCCTCTTGGCATTATCGTTAACGAACTGGTATCAAATTCATTAAAACACGCTTTCCCTTCCGGAGAAGCAGGTGAAATTCACATAAGTTTCTGCAAAAAAGAGAGATTTTCAAACTATGATATTTCATCGGGTCCCTGCTTTTATGAAAAAGACAGCTTCCATTACATACTTGCCGTAGAAGATAACGGAAGAGGTATTCCCGAAGAGATAGATTTTACAAATTCAGATTCTCTCGGGCTCCAGCTTGTAAATATTCTTGTTGAACAGGTAGGCGGCTGTATAGATCTCAAAAGGGTTCACGGGACAAAATTCACTATCTGGTTCAGGAAATAA